The Spirochaeta cellobiosiphila DSM 17781 genome contains the following window.
GTAATAGTTATAACTTCATCTTTGTTTAATTCTGTAATGGCTTTAGAATTAAGAGTAGGGGATTCTAGTAAGTTACAGTTCTGTAAGGTTAAATAAGAGTATCCAGTTGTGTGATTAAGGATTATATCCTTGTCATAATCACTGGTTCCATCAGCATGGCGTGGCCAAAGGATTTTACTGGGATCATAGGATTCTCTTCTAACAAAGTGCTCTATTTCTTGAGCCATTTCTTTGGTTCCCCTGACGTAGGTGAAGATGTGATTATCTTCATTGACAGAGTCTATGTACATGTCTAGGTAGTCGCCGTCTTGGACGAAGATTAAGTTGTAGGGAGTATCCATTTGGAATAGTGATTCATAACCCGGTTGTATTTGACTATTGCTTTCTTTATTTAATGCATATACTGAAATAGTAAAAGTATTTTTACTATTCACAATTTGATTTATTAAAATATAGTTTACCTGACAATAATCGCTTCTTGATGCAACTATGTATTGATCTTTAATTACTAGATATAGAGCTTTAAACCTCTCATTCCATTTGGGATATGGTGGTGGTTCATTTATACTCAAATTATTAAACCAAGTATTCCATGAGTTATCATTATAAAAAATAATTTTCTTTATATCTGGTTCATTACTTTCAAAAAGATCCATATAATAATTCATTAACCAAACTGAGTTCTTAATATTACTAGGCAATATAGCTACTATATTTTCTAAGGATAAATCTTTTATACTTATATAAGTTTCCACATTATTTTGTGTGTCATACCCATAGATTCTAAAATTACCATCATAGTATGGTGACTCACAATATAAATCATTTTGATATTTTCTACTGAACAAAATTCGTGATCCTTTATTTAAAAACAGGTTATATCCATTTTTACTAAGTTCTATATCTTGATTAGCTACATATGAAAGATCTTGAGAAAATATTTTTAAAATTGAAAAAAATATAAAAAATGAAATTGTAATTTTCTTTAAACTCATTATTAATCCTTATTTAGAATATACGGTTCAGAATATGCGAATGGATTATAAACTTTAAATTCATCTAATTTAAATTCATCTCTAAGATGTTCATTTAGATGAACAGAGAATTTGTCTTGATCCTTACTACTCAAAAATAATTGCAAATGTAAGTGTGCACCAGCACCATGTTTTCTGCTATCAGTATGATGTTCGTTTTTAATTGTTATAGCCTTTTCTACACGTTTTAATTTTTTATCAGTATTATCCCATTGCCAATGACTAACGCAATGTCCTGTGTTTCCAATGTAGCCCACAATTTGATTAGGAACAATGATAGAATTAACTTCAGGTATTGAATCCTTTCTCTCTAAATGGGCTAAAAGGTAATACCTATATAATCCTTTATATTTCTGGTTTGCTTGGATAATAATACAACGTCCATAGTGATCGTTAAGATAATCATGACTCCAAACAACTTTTCCTCTTATTAATGCTTTAATAGGAACCGTTCCGGATAGTGCAGCCGCTACAGCCATATCTACCCCCTCATGTCTATAGTCAGATGAATAAGGCTTCTCGTTAAACCATTGTGTCCAAGAAAATTGACCATCAGGCATGAATCCCGGATTATCTTTTGCATAAACAATCTTTTTGGAAACTATACTCCCATCACTAGGTTTATGATAACCATATAAGGTAATGGCTTTGTTTTTATATTTATGATTTTCATCAATCGCAGCAGCCTTGCGGAGATGATCAGCAAAATATATAGGATGTACAAAGTTTAAGCCCCCATTATTATCGACCAATTCGTTTAACTTAGAATTGCCTTCCCATATATCACTTTTCTCAGCTGTGATTTGAAATTCACTTATTTTTGCATTTCAATCCTTTTTCTTTCAAAAAGTATATACTAGTCTTCTTTTTCAAAATCAACAAAAATAGCTCTTATATCATTTTTTATATTATATGAGATCAACTAGATATTCTAATTCTCTATTTCTCTTCTATCTGGAATCCTAGCGCAAATATAGTTATTTAGACTTCCTGTTTTTCTTTTTGCTCTTCAAAATTAAAATAACAACAATAAGTAGGATTATGAAAACAAGCATTCCTCCAGTAACATTAAGAAAGACGTCGAAATCTATTAATTTATCCATGGCTTCTTGTAGCAATCGTTCTTCTTCATCTCTGAGAGCTTGGGCTTTTTGCTCTATGGCTTTTTGTTCTTCTTCTGCTTTTCGTTCTTGTTCTAATTTTTCCTGATACTGCTGGGCTACTTTGAGAAGTTCAGCATGTTCTGCTTCATATTGTACCTGTTCTTCACGTGAGGTGGCATCATTTAAGGATATGTCTCCTCCAAATACCCAGCCAGTTTGATTATTATCTGTTTTCACTTTGAGCCAATTTGATTGGATATCGTTTATTGTTACACCGTTAGTCTTTTCAAGTATTGTGACAACATCGTCCTTTTTGATGTCAGTGACAATGTCAGAGTTAGAGTCTGGCTCTGTTCTTATTGTTGAGTTATGTAATGTTAAGTAGGCATTCCCTGTCTTATGGTCAAGGATTGTCTTATCGTCATAATCACTGGTTCCATTAGCGTGACGTGGCCACAGGATTTTACTGGGATCATAGGGTTCTCTTCTGACGAAGTGTTCTATTTCTTCAATCATTTCTTGGTTTCCACGTATGTAGGAGAAGACATTTTTTGAAGGTCTTATCATGCCTAAGTACATATCTAAGTAGTCGCCGTCTTGGATTAAAAAAAGTTTATAGGGAGAATCTTTGTAATAAAGGTCTCTAAACTCAAACTGCACATTATTATCATTACCTAGGTGTTTTGAAAAAACAGTAAAAGTATATTTATTGCTTTCTTTCTCTATATTTGATATTAGTAAGTCCATTGAATAAAAAGTTGGGAATGCAGAAAAGTTCATATAGTATGTATCAATATTCAAATCTAGTGGTGAATAAAAATTGTACCAAGGCTCATTTATAGGATCCCCAAAATCATATAAATACTCTTGTTTATAATCACTCCAGTATGATGTTTTTGAGTTAATAAACTTTTCTCTTTGATTCTCTGGCAACAACAATATGTCAATATTATATTTCTCTATCCAAATATCATTCTCTAGTTCTGTATGTTTAGGAATGGAATTACGTAATGCAAGACAATCAAGATCAGTATAATAAGAATGTTTTGTATTTGGACGTGAAACTGTGATTAGCATCTTATAAGTTGTGTTTTGATCATAAAAAAAATAATCGTCCTTATTGTATACCAATATCTCACCTTTTTCGAATATATCATCCTTTTTATCTGAAACATCATATGCTGTACAGTTTTCCGTAACTATGAACTCTAAACTTTGTGAATACATATTATTAGTTAAAAATATTATTAAAATAATTGTGATAACGAGATGTTTCATTTTTAACTCCGAATGTTTAACTGGTTTCTTTTATTAAATAAGAATAGATACTTTTTAATATCAAAATCATACTAAAAAATAAGCATTTGTATCTGTGAGATTTACTTATTTACTGCATATATATATCCAATAATTTGATCTTCTTTATCTTCTTTATCAACTACTTTTAATTTTTCTTGGTCTAACTTTACAATATTTGAGCCAACAGAATTAATAATATATCCTCCATTATGAAAATAGTGTCTCAAATCAATAAAGTAGTATAAGTTCTTTAATTGTTCGTTTTGTTCTGGTGAAATATTTATTGACATGGTTACAAGTACATATACATCTTTTTGCTCATGCTTGATTTCTTGGATTACTATGTCAGTATCTGAGAGATTTATATCATTATTTTTATTATAGATTTTTAAACTTATAAATTGACTTGGATCAAAGCTTTGTGGTGCACTGAAATTATCTATTTGAAAGCTAACAGAATAGGTGGTATCTACTAATTTTTCACCAGACTCATCATAGTTATCTGTTTTATCTTTGTAAGTGAGCGTGCTAAATGCTAGCTTATTTGATTTCATGAATGTGTCATATAAGACATAGTAGAAATTCGCTTTGTCGTTAAAAACTATCTCACTATTTAGGTCAATATTTCCGCTATATGCCGCTATAATAATTGACCACTCATATAACTCTGCTGTTGTTCCAATCTCTATATTCCCAACATTGATTTTGTCGTTATACCATCCTATATTTATTTCTTCTGTTTCCAATATATCAAGATTATTAGAAGGATTTAGATCAAGAACTTTTGCATTCGAAGGTTTATCTTTGAGAAATAATGTATATTCTTCACTGTCTTTATTTATTTTTTGCCATTTTGGTTTTTCACCATTATAGTCAGCCTCCCAGATAAAAAGTTTGAACTTCATATTTGAGAAATCTTCTCCTTTTTTTATATAGAACTTTAAAGGTGTTCCTATTTTTTGATATGTCTTTTTAAATCCAGAAGCCTCAAATCGGTTACTTCCTACATTATTGCATTTATCTGTTTGTTCACCTATGTTACTTTTTATGTCTAATTTGATAGAATAATCAATTTCAAGATTTGTCTTACACTCAATTAGATCCACATTTTTTATTCTACATATCAAATCTATTTCTGGATTTTTGTTCTTAAAAACAATACTTCTATAGAATGCTTTCATAATCGTATCAACGCTAATGTTAGCCCATTCAATCAATGATGTCGTATTGTCTGGTGAAGAAAAGGAGAAATTATCACTTATATCATTTATTCCATTATTAGTATTATAGGTCAAACTACAATTTGCTATGGATTTGAAGGGGGATTCCAATATTGTTAATTTAAATTTGAATTGATCTGCATCTTTATCTGAACTGAGATTAAACTTCTTTAAATTTATTTTAGGCTTGATAAATATAGTTTTTGCAGAGCCTAGATTTGTATAATTTGCCAATTGTTTCTCCTTAGATGAAACTGATGTAAAGTTCTATGGTTTCTTAACTCTTGAATCATATACATAATACATTTTTTCATTGTAGATGACTTTACAGAATGTACTTTTTGTATTATCAGTATCGGTCAATGTGTAAAGTATAAAGTCCTTTGTTATTGGATGAGTAAACACTTTAACATTCGTTTCCTTTTCAAGTTTTATTTCGGATTTTGTTAATTGTTCATCTGTTTCACTTTTAAAATATCTTAAATGAACAGGAACACTAGAAGTTTTAGAATTACAAATTTGAGTATTAGGCAAATATGTGAGTGAGTCCATTTTTGTTTTTTGCCACCTTGATGTATATTCATAGTTTTCAAGAGTTCTTAGTTTATCCCAATATGTGTCATCTTCCTCTTTAGGTAAGGAAGTCCAAAAAGTGCTACTAACATTGTATAGTCTTACACTTATTTCTACGCTCATTTCTTTACTTTCATCAATCTTATCCTCTTCATCAAATAGGCTAAAATATGGCTTTAGATCCATTTTGAGTTTCTTTAAATCAAGTGTTATAGAAGTACTAATTGAGTTAGTCTCTAGAGGATATAAAATATCAATACTTTTATGATTGTAATGGAATGTTTGATGTATTATCCATTTAACAGTACCTTTAAGGTGTTCAATATCAGAAAAAGTTAAAACATTATTCTCTTTATCATGAGTAATTTTACCCCATTTAGGTTTTGGAATCATAAATGAAGATTCTAAGCCCTGTATAGTTGATAATCCTTCATCAATTTTGTATTTACCCCACTTATCAATTGTGAATTTACTAGTGTACTTGCCTGTGTTATCTAAATGTACCTTTAGGGACTTGTCATCATTATCTGTACTATTAATTGTTATTGTTCGAAAATTATCATCATCGGCTTTATCCGGCTTACCTCTTCTATAGTATTTAGCTACTATAAGAATATAACAGTCCCCTCCGAGCTTCTTGTTTTCATCATCAATGCAAAATCCATAATTAGTTAGTGGATTTTCCCTTTCGGACCAAAAATCATTTGAGCAATCAGTGATTGTTTCCTGTAATAATGTTAACATCCATAATATTATAGCTGGATTATTAAAATATAAATTATTATTTAAATTAATTAGAGAATTAGCTCCAGAAAAGATGGAATCAAAGATAGGTACTTCTTGAGAATCAAATAGAGCACGGTTAGTATAAAACTCTTGATCATAGTTTAAATTTAAATCTATTCGACCCTGATTATTTAACTTGTTAAATATTCTTTCGAAATAAATACAGGTATAAGTAGAAGGTAGATTCAATTGGCTATTTCTAAAGGAATATGGTGTGTTCACAAATTCTTTGAATAAGTCAAATTGGTTTCTTTCTTCTATATTAAATGATACTGAAGTATTACTATCTGAAACACATTCGATGAATTCTAGTGACTGAACAGGAAGAGATCCATTATTATTAATTAACTCATTATAATTTTGGGAATATAGTGTGTTCTCTGAGTTCTTTATAGTTAGCTTGATATCATCTTTAAGTTCAAAATCTAACTCATCTAATACTTGAATGGTAAGATCAAAATTGTGATTTTGATTATTATAAACACTTTTAATTTTATCATAAGCACTAATAACATCATTATTAGTTTTTTTATAGTAAGTGTTATGTAATAGGGATTTAATGAAACGACCTTCAGAGTTATCAAACATATTATTTAACTCATTTGCTTCATATATACTGTCATCTGCAGCTTCCAAATGTTCAAAGCTTATCTCATTAGTGTTAAATTTTGATTTTATTAACTTTAATAGATAACTAAAATTTTGGTCATTGTCTTCAGAAGTACTAAATGTTTCCCAGTGTACATAATTTTGTTCTGATTTTAATGGCTTTGTATAGCCAATAATGTCACCACCATTAACGTGCAACCAAGGTTCCGATAGTGTTATTATTTTAAACTTATTTATATCTAATGTGTTTTTGTCCGTACCAGCTATCCTCGGTATTCCCTCTATAAAAGTGATTTCTTTTAAATCATCATGGGAATCTCTCATATAGAAGTTATCTGTAGAATCTGTCTCTGTGCCAAAGCTACTGCCATAACTTATATCTAACTTACCTCCTTCAACTAAAGCTTTTAATTTTGAGTACCATAATGGTACCTCGTATTTTGGATCTTTTTCAGGTGGTTGTAGATGCATGTACATCGAGTAAAATGTACACTTATCCTCGCTAGATTCTATATTTTTTAAATCATGTTTCATAAGTATAAAACCGGCATGGCCTATTTGATTAATGTTCGGTATGTAAAAAGGGAATTCCGATTGTTCCTTCTCCGTGTAGAATTTGAAAGCTATGATATAACCATTAGCCATTGCTCTAACTGGTGTAAAGTCTGGATTGCTTGTTGAAATATGAACCCCTGTGTGTACTGATAGATTACTTCCAATAGGATAGTAACCAGAGGCACTTTCACTTTCGATGTTTTTAAGCCAATGAAGAGGAGTCATTGTATTACTTTTTATCTCAAGCGGAAAACAAGTATTACAACCACGACCATAATTCTCTAGAAACTCCCAGTCAAAGGCTGGTCCAATATCCCATTTAGCTTCTCCGTTCGTATTAACATGGGAAAAAATGCCAGCTTTGTCCTTATCCTCGTCCATGAAGTTCCAAGCTGTGACTAGCTCTTTCAATGAAACATTCACCATTGTAGTTTCGCCTGTGCTAAATTTATCAAAACGCATGTCGTAAGGAAGAAAACGATAGGGAATATCATACTCATTACATAAGGATTTTAACAGTTTAGCTACACTAACTACCTGTTCTGAAGCAAATGCTGGATAGTATCTATAGCCACGATAAGAGTTTTTTTTATATCGACCAAGTTTATCATAATCATTATCCATCAAGTCTATATAGGCCTTATCTGGACCTTTAAGGGCGGCATCAAGTTCACAATATTGCCATATTCTACCTTGTGGATCTACCCATTTTAAATCACTACCTTCTAAATATATGGGCCCATAATTCACAATTTCAATTGCGATAACTTGTGGATTATATTTATCCCCACAAGAAGAATGATGTGCCCAATATTCAGGTTCCATGTATTCCACAATAGTCCCGTCTCTATACACCCAATAATTGACGGCATGCCGCTTGGCATCAACAAGATCTGAAGGTGTCTTACATGTAGTACCGTCTGCGCCCTTAGTAGCACCAGCAGTAAAATGTAAACATATAGCTTTCTTATCCTTTTTATCTTTTTTGCCAATAGGCATTAATTCCTTGTTAAACTTTCCTTCATTAATGACTTCTTTAAGGTCATTAAAAGGATCAGTGTCTTTCGTATATTCATCGATTTTTTTTAATTTTCTCATTTTAGAGATGGGTAAATCAATGTCGAAAATCTGCTCTTCAATTAGGTATGAATGTGAGTCTAAGTAACGGTTGATTATGCCAGATATCTTGCTAATATCACAGTTATCGCTATAGAGACCCATCGCTATTCTCCATTTTTTCAAATTTTTCTTTTATTAATTTTTTATAGTATTCAGATTTTCTGTTGTAATATTCACTTATAGTCATAAAAAAGTGTTGCTTATTAGAAGGTATCCAATCTATATACGAAGAATATACTCTGTTTCCATTAGTGTCTAACTTTGGATACTCAATGTGATAGGAATACAGTTGATCAATACCATCATAATCCCAGTAATCATCAACTATCATCACACCAATTATCTCTATCT
Protein-coding sequences here:
- a CDS encoding N-acetylmuramoyl-L-alanine amidase → MRKLKKIDEYTKDTDPFNDLKEVINEGKFNKELMPIGKKDKKDKKAICLHFTAGATKGADGTTCKTPSDLVDAKRHAVNYWVYRDGTIVEYMEPEYWAHHSSCGDKYNPQVIAIEIVNYGPIYLEGSDLKWVDPQGRIWQYCELDAALKGPDKAYIDLMDNDYDKLGRYKKNSYRGYRYYPAFASEQVVSVAKLLKSLCNEYDIPYRFLPYDMRFDKFSTGETTMVNVSLKELVTAWNFMDEDKDKAGIFSHVNTNGEAKWDIGPAFDWEFLENYGRGCNTCFPLEIKSNTMTPLHWLKNIESESASGYYPIGSNLSVHTGVHISTSNPDFTPVRAMANGYIIAFKFYTEKEQSEFPFYIPNINQIGHAGFILMKHDLKNIESSEDKCTFYSMYMHLQPPEKDPKYEVPLWYSKLKALVEGGKLDISYGSSFGTETDSTDNFYMRDSHDDLKEITFIEGIPRIAGTDKNTLDINKFKIITLSEPWLHVNGGDIIGYTKPLKSEQNYVHWETFSTSEDNDQNFSYLLKLIKSKFNTNEISFEHLEAADDSIYEANELNNMFDNSEGRFIKSLLHNTYYKKTNNDVISAYDKIKSVYNNQNHNFDLTIQVLDELDFELKDDIKLTIKNSENTLYSQNYNELINNNGSLPVQSLEFIECVSDSNTSVSFNIEERNQFDLFKEFVNTPYSFRNSQLNLPSTYTCIYFERIFNKLNNQGRIDLNLNYDQEFYTNRALFDSQEVPIFDSIFSGANSLINLNNNLYFNNPAIILWMLTLLQETITDCSNDFWSERENPLTNYGFCIDDENKKLGGDCYILIVAKYYRRGKPDKADDDNFRTITINSTDNDDKSLKVHLDNTGKYTSKFTIDKWGKYKIDEGLSTIQGLESSFMIPKPKWGKITHDKENNVLTFSDIEHLKGTVKWIIHQTFHYNHKSIDILYPLETNSISTSITLDLKKLKMDLKPYFSLFDEEDKIDESKEMSVEISVRLYNVSSTFWTSLPKEEDDTYWDKLRTLENYEYTSRWQKTKMDSLTYLPNTQICNSKTSSVPVHLRYFKSETDEQLTKSEIKLEKETNVKVFTHPITKDFILYTLTDTDNTKSTFCKVIYNEKMYYVYDSRVKKP
- a CDS encoding SH3 domain-containing protein, whose product is MKHLVITIILIIFLTNNMYSQSLEFIVTENCTAYDVSDKKDDIFEKGEILVYNKDDYFFYDQNTTYKMLITVSRPNTKHSYYTDLDCLALRNSIPKHTELENDIWIEKYNIDILLLPENQREKFINSKTSYWSDYKQEYLYDFGDPINEPWYNFYSPLDLNIDTYYMNFSAFPTFYSMDLLISNIEKESNKYTFTVFSKHLGNDNNVQFEFRDLYYKDSPYKLFLIQDGDYLDMYLGMIRPSKNVFSYIRGNQEMIEEIEHFVRREPYDPSKILWPRHANGTSDYDDKTILDHKTGNAYLTLHNSTIRTEPDSNSDIVTDIKKDDVVTILEKTNGVTINDIQSNWLKVKTDNNQTGWVFGGDISLNDATSREEQVQYEAEHAELLKVAQQYQEKLEQERKAEEEQKAIEQKAQALRDEEERLLQEAMDKLIDFDVFLNVTGGMLVFIILLIVVILILKSKKKNRKSK
- a CDS encoding SH3 domain-containing protein gives rise to the protein MFSRKYQNDLYCESPYYDGNFRIYGYDTQNNVETYISIKDLSLENIVAILPSNIKNSVWLMNYYMDLFESNEPDIKKIIFYNDNSWNTWFNNLSINEPPPYPKWNERFKALYLVIKDQYIVASRSDYCQVNYILINQIVNSKNTFTISVYALNKESNSQIQPGYESLFQMDTPYNLIFVQDGDYLDMYIDSVNEDNHIFTYVRGTKEMAQEIEHFVRRESYDPSKILWPRHADGTSDYDKDIILNHTTGYSYLTLQNCNLLESPTLNSKAITELNKDEVITITEQGKEELIEGVQSHWLKVTTDDNKEGWVYGGNVSLNDAVSKTEQEQYKKEHDDLVKLTSKVEKQIEREAKKKQLIKNICNPPKN
- a CDS encoding M23 family metallopeptidase, yielding MVDNNGGLNFVHPIYFADHLRKAAAIDENHKYKNKAITLYGYHKPSDGSIVSKKIVYAKDNPGFMPDGQFSWTQWFNEKPYSSDYRHEGVDMAVAAALSGTVPIKALIRGKVVWSHDYLNDHYGRCIIIQANQKYKGLYRYYLLAHLERKDSIPEVNSIIVPNQIVGYIGNTGHCVSHWQWDNTDKKLKRVEKAITIKNEHHTDSRKHGAGAHLHLQLFLSSKDQDKFSVHLNEHLRDEFKLDEFKVYNPFAYSEPYILNKD